The following coding sequences are from one Chloroflexota bacterium window:
- a CDS encoding pyruvate/oxaloacetate carboxyltransferase, with translation MSSAPLYITDTTLRDAHQSLLATRMRLKDMLPVLEQIDAVGYHSVEMWGGATFDAAMRFLGEDPWERVRTIKAYLPHTPCQMLLRGQNLVGYRHYPDDIVERFIVRAKANGIDIFRIFDALNDVRNMAWAMTVAKRVGGHVQASICYTISPVHTLDRFVELAIELESMGADSICIKDMAGLITPYAAFELVSRLKAALRVPVQLHTHYTSGMGTSAYLKAAEAGVDVVDTAISSLALSTSQPPTEVLVSILQGGPRDTGLNLGLLARIANYFAEMRKQYSKFEGGVAGVDVRVLQYQIPGGMISNLVAQLREQNALNRYEEVLAEVPRVRAELGYPPLVTPTSQIVGTQATLNVLLGERYKIVPEEVKAYVKGLYGRPPAPIDEEVKKRILGDEQPIECRPADLLEPGYEKAVAEIGDLAQSEEDILSYALFPRVARAFLERRARGESHEETVAAIAAAILSRRKAEPVTTASSPSVSQWKLAGRMWHRWR, from the coding sequence ATGAGTTCTGCACCGTTATACATAACCGATACTACCCTACGCGATGCGCACCAGTCTTTGTTGGCTACGCGCATGCGGCTCAAGGATATGTTGCCCGTTTTGGAGCAGATTGATGCGGTAGGCTATCACTCTGTAGAGATGTGGGGTGGCGCTACTTTCGATGCAGCCATGCGCTTTTTGGGCGAAGACCCGTGGGAAAGGGTGCGAACGATCAAGGCTTACTTGCCCCACACGCCGTGCCAGATGCTGCTGCGGGGGCAGAACCTCGTTGGTTATCGGCACTATCCTGATGACATCGTGGAGCGCTTTATCGTACGTGCCAAGGCGAATGGCATTGACATTTTTCGCATTTTCGATGCCTTGAACGATGTACGAAACATGGCCTGGGCCATGACCGTTGCCAAGCGCGTAGGTGGGCACGTACAGGCCAGCATTTGCTATACCATAAGCCCCGTTCATACGTTGGACAGGTTCGTTGAGTTGGCTATTGAGTTGGAAAGCATGGGCGCCGATTCTATCTGCATCAAGGATATGGCTGGCTTGATCACGCCATATGCTGCTTTTGAGCTGGTTAGTCGGTTGAAGGCTGCGCTCCGTGTCCCTGTGCAACTGCATACGCATTACACCAGTGGTATGGGCACAAGTGCCTATCTGAAGGCGGCCGAGGCTGGCGTGGACGTTGTGGATACGGCGATCTCTTCCCTTGCTTTGAGCACCTCTCAGCCGCCGACTGAGGTGCTGGTTAGCATTCTCCAAGGAGGGCCACGGGATACTGGACTCAATCTGGGGCTCCTGGCGAGGATTGCGAACTACTTTGCTGAAATGCGCAAGCAATACAGCAAATTCGAAGGAGGAGTGGCTGGGGTAGATGTGCGCGTGTTGCAGTACCAGATTCCAGGGGGCATGATTTCCAACTTGGTTGCGCAGTTGCGAGAGCAAAATGCGTTGAACCGCTACGAAGAAGTCCTGGCCGAGGTACCACGTGTGCGCGCCGAATTGGGTTATCCACCGCTGGTGACGCCGACCAGCCAAATTGTCGGTACGCAAGCTACACTGAACGTATTGCTTGGCGAACGTTATAAAATCGTGCCAGAGGAAGTGAAGGCGTATGTAAAGGGCTTGTATGGCCGCCCGCCGGCGCCAATAGATGAGGAGGTTAAGAAGCGCATCCTTGGTGACGAGCAGCCCATCGAATGCCGGCCAGCAGACCTACTAGAACCTGGGTATGAAAAAGCAGTGGCGGAGATCGGTGATTTGGCCCAAAGCGAAGAGGATATACTTTCCTACGCGCTCTTTCCTCGCGTGGCACGTGCTTTTCTGGAACGTCGTGCTCGTGGCGAGAGCCATGAAGAAACCGTAGCAGCCATTGCGGCAGCCATTCTGTCCCGGCGCAAGGCTGAACCTGTGACGACGGCTTCTTCACCGTCTGTGTCGCAGTGGAAGCTGGCGGGGCGGATGTGGCATAGGTGGAGATAG
- a CDS encoding methylmalonyl-CoA carboxyltransferase, giving the protein MSVDPKIAQLRKSREEAKQGGGEERIAKQHAAGKLTARERLDLLLDHGSFRELDMFVRHRAVGFGIEQTRPYGDGVVTGYGTIDGRLVYVFSQDFTVFGGSLGEAHAEKICKVMDLALKVGAPVIGLNDSGGARIQEGVVALGGYAEIFLRNVLASGVIPQISAIMGTCAGGAVYSPALTDFILMVKGTSHMFITGPGVIKAVTHEDVPFEELGGAMTHNTKSGVAHFAAENEEHCLQLVRRLLSFIPQNNMEDPPMVRPMDDPLRMDDELDTIVPDNPNKSYDMREIIRRVVDNGDYFEVQEHWARNITIGFARLNGHSVGIVAQNPAFLAGVLDIDSSVKAGRFVRFCDCFNIPLITFVDVPGFLPGIAQEHGGIIRHGAKLLYAYCEATVPKITVITRKGYGGAYDVMSSKHIRGDINYAWPSAEIAVMGPDGAVNIIFRKEIAAAEDPDAKREVLIQEYRDRFANPYVAAARGYIDDIIEPHETRPRLIDALNMLQNKRDHNPPKKHGNIPL; this is encoded by the coding sequence ATGTCGGTAGATCCTAAGATAGCACAGTTACGCAAATCTAGGGAAGAAGCCAAGCAGGGTGGTGGAGAGGAACGCATCGCCAAGCAACATGCAGCAGGCAAGTTGACCGCACGGGAGCGGTTGGATTTGCTCCTGGACCATGGCAGCTTCCGCGAACTGGACATGTTCGTGAGGCACCGCGCAGTTGGCTTTGGCATTGAGCAGACGCGTCCCTATGGCGACGGTGTCGTCACAGGATACGGTACGATTGATGGCCGGTTGGTATATGTCTTCTCGCAAGATTTTACCGTGTTTGGTGGCTCGCTAGGCGAGGCTCACGCCGAGAAAATCTGTAAGGTGATGGATTTGGCCCTGAAGGTGGGAGCGCCAGTGATTGGACTCAACGATTCCGGGGGCGCTCGTATCCAAGAAGGCGTGGTGGCGCTGGGTGGTTATGCGGAGATTTTCCTGCGCAATGTCCTGGCCTCTGGCGTCATCCCCCAGATTTCTGCCATTATGGGCACGTGCGCAGGCGGTGCGGTCTATTCTCCTGCATTGACCGATTTCATCCTGATGGTGAAGGGTACCAGCCACATGTTCATTACTGGGCCAGGGGTAATCAAAGCGGTCACGCATGAAGATGTCCCCTTTGAAGAACTCGGCGGAGCGATGACACACAATACCAAAAGCGGCGTGGCGCACTTTGCGGCTGAAAATGAAGAGCATTGCCTGCAGTTGGTCAGACGCCTGCTGAGTTTTATTCCGCAGAATAACATGGAGGATCCACCCATGGTGCGACCGATGGATGACCCTTTGCGCATGGACGATGAACTGGACACCATTGTGCCGGACAACCCGAACAAGTCCTATGATATGCGCGAGATTATCCGTCGTGTCGTGGACAACGGGGACTATTTCGAAGTGCAAGAGCATTGGGCGCGTAATATTACCATTGGCTTCGCTCGGCTGAATGGCCATTCTGTCGGTATCGTGGCGCAGAATCCAGCCTTCTTGGCTGGGGTGCTGGACATTGATTCTTCGGTCAAGGCGGGACGATTCGTCCGCTTTTGCGATTGCTTCAATATCCCGCTGATCACCTTCGTAGATGTGCCTGGGTTTTTACCGGGAATAGCCCAGGAACACGGGGGTATCATCCGTCATGGGGCCAAGTTGCTCTATGCCTATTGCGAGGCTACAGTGCCCAAGATTACGGTGATCACGCGCAAGGGGTATGGTGGCGCTTACGATGTCATGAGTTCCAAACACATCCGTGGGGACATCAACTACGCTTGGCCCAGTGCGGAGATCGCCGTAATGGGGCCCGATGGGGCAGTGAACATCATCTTTCGCAAGGAAATTGCAGCAGCGGAAGACCCTGATGCCAAGCGTGAGGTGCTCATACAGGAGTACCGCGACAGATTTGCCAATCCCTATGTAGCGGCAGCGCGTGGCTATATTGACGACATCATCGAACCGCACGAAACGCGCCCTCGCCTCATTGATGCTCTCAACATGCTGCAGAACAAGCGCGACCACAATCCGCCCAAGAAACACGGCAATATCCCGCTGTAA
- a CDS encoding methylmalonyl-CoA mutase family protein: MQDQETMASLAQAKDEWERTTLRDTLAKWPERYEQFITTSGAPVERLYTPLDIADLDYERDLGFPGQYPFTRGVHPTMYRGRLWTMRMFAGFGSAEETNARYKYLLAHGETGLSVAFDFPTLYGYDTDHPLAEGEFGKCGVAVSSLADMEILFDGIPVDEITTSMTINGPAAVIWAMYIAAAEKRGIPMAKLGGTIQNDILKEYIAQKSWLLPPEPSMRLIVDTFEFGSKYLPKWNTISISGYHIREAGATAAQELAFTLADGIAYVQAAIDRGLDVDTFAPRLSFFFNAHNDFFEEIAKFRAARRIWARVMRERFKAKDPRSWWLRFHTQTAGCSLTAQQPENNIVRTTIQALAAVLGGTQSLHTNSMDEALALPSEVAVRIALRTQQIIAHESGVANSVDPLAGSYLVESWTNRLEREAYEYFDKIEALGGVIPAIEQGFFQREIAASAYRYQREIEEHRRIVVGVNEYQMDEPLSIPLLKLDPEGERRQRERLARVRRERDNRLLQQRLEALRRAAKGTENLMPYILDAVRAYGTLGEICDVLREVFGEYREPVII, encoded by the coding sequence ATGCAAGATCAAGAGACAATGGCGTCACTTGCCCAGGCAAAGGATGAATGGGAGCGCACGACATTGCGCGACACGTTGGCTAAGTGGCCGGAACGCTATGAGCAGTTCATCACCACATCCGGTGCGCCAGTGGAACGGCTCTACACGCCGCTGGATATCGCTGACCTGGATTACGAGCGTGACTTGGGCTTCCCAGGTCAATATCCGTTCACCCGTGGTGTACATCCCACTATGTACCGGGGCCGCTTGTGGACGATGCGCATGTTCGCAGGATTTGGCAGCGCTGAGGAGACCAATGCGCGCTATAAGTACCTGTTGGCCCATGGGGAAACTGGTCTCTCGGTTGCTTTTGACTTCCCCACCTTGTACGGCTATGACACCGATCATCCGCTGGCAGAGGGGGAATTTGGCAAATGCGGGGTGGCGGTCTCATCTCTGGCCGACATGGAGATCCTGTTCGACGGCATACCAGTGGATGAGATTACCACCTCGATGACCATCAACGGACCGGCTGCGGTCATCTGGGCCATGTATATTGCCGCTGCAGAGAAGCGTGGGATTCCCATGGCGAAACTCGGTGGCACCATTCAGAATGATATCCTCAAAGAGTACATTGCCCAGAAATCATGGTTGCTCCCGCCTGAGCCATCTATGCGTTTAATCGTGGATACCTTTGAGTTTGGCAGCAAATACCTGCCCAAGTGGAACACCATTTCCATTAGCGGCTATCATATCCGCGAAGCTGGTGCTACTGCAGCACAGGAGCTGGCTTTTACACTGGCAGACGGTATAGCCTATGTGCAAGCTGCCATTGACCGAGGGTTGGACGTGGATACCTTTGCCCCGCGTCTCTCCTTTTTCTTCAACGCGCATAATGACTTTTTTGAAGAGATCGCCAAATTCCGTGCCGCACGACGCATCTGGGCGCGTGTGATGAGAGAACGTTTCAAAGCCAAAGACCCGCGTTCCTGGTGGCTGCGCTTTCACACACAGACAGCAGGCTGTTCCCTTACGGCGCAGCAACCGGAAAACAACATCGTGCGTACCACGATCCAGGCGCTTGCGGCTGTTTTGGGCGGAACACAGAGCCTGCATACCAATTCTATGGACGAGGCGCTGGCCCTGCCATCTGAGGTGGCCGTACGGATTGCCCTGCGCACGCAGCAAATCATTGCGCACGAGAGCGGTGTGGCCAACTCGGTGGATCCACTCGCCGGCAGCTATCTGGTTGAATCCTGGACAAACCGGCTTGAACGAGAGGCCTATGAATACTTTGACAAGATCGAAGCCCTTGGTGGGGTAATCCCGGCTATCGAGCAAGGCTTCTTCCAACGCGAGATAGCTGCCAGCGCCTACCGCTACCAACGCGAGATCGAAGAGCACAGGCGCATTGTAGTAGGCGTCAACGAGTATCAGATGGACGAACCACTATCTATTCCCCTGCTGAAGCTAGACCCAGAGGGTGAGAGGCGTCAACGGGAACGTCTGGCACGAGTTCGTCGTGAACGGGACAACAGATTGCTGCAGCAGCGGTTGGAAGCTCTGCGCCGTGCAGCAAAGGGCACGGAGAACTTGATGCCCTATATCCTGGATGCGGTTCGTGCCTATGGGACGTTGGGGGAAATCTGCGACGTATTACGCGAGGTGTTCGGAGAGTACCGCGAGCCGGTTATCATCTAG
- a CDS encoding FAD-dependent thymidylate synthase: MRRIAVLDKGWVQLEDCMGGDEAVIRGARICYQSHAQSPEDDIRLIRRLMRSEPKHNTVFEHAVFRWGVKCPIFVARQWMRHRIGSFNERSLRYCAASREYYVPSDESNVEEYVRHMEASFDLYERLIAAGWKKERARAVLGLGVYTEFIWTVNAWSLMNWLTKRIHPSAQWEHRQYALSVLQLYEEVMPITAQAFKEFVLKQVT; this comes from the coding sequence GCGTATTGCTGTTCTAGACAAAGGCTGGGTACAACTGGAAGATTGCATGGGAGGCGATGAGGCCGTTATCCGAGGGGCACGAATTTGTTATCAGTCTCACGCGCAAAGTCCAGAGGATGACATACGCCTCATCAGGCGGCTGATGCGAAGCGAACCGAAACACAACACGGTTTTTGAGCATGCCGTTTTCCGTTGGGGAGTCAAATGCCCTATTTTCGTCGCCCGGCAATGGATGCGACACCGTATTGGCTCCTTTAATGAGAGGAGCTTGCGCTACTGCGCTGCCAGTCGCGAGTACTATGTGCCCTCTGACGAGTCGAACGTAGAAGAGTATGTACGGCACATGGAAGCCAGTTTCGACCTGTACGAGAGGCTTATCGCAGCAGGTTGGAAGAAGGAACGGGCGCGCGCTGTCCTGGGGCTAGGAGTGTATACCGAGTTCATCTGGACGGTAAATGCCTGGTCTTTGATGAACTGGTTGACCAAACGCATTCACCCATCAGCCCAATGGGAGCATCGCCAGTACGCTTTGAGTGTTTTACAGTTGTACGAAGAAGTAATGCCCATCACGGCGCAAGCATTCAAAGAATTTGTGCTGAAGCAGGTGACCTAA
- a CDS encoding biotin/lipoyl-binding protein codes for MKHFVLTVDGVEYPIEVSEDALMINGRTFRVQTNKHEVVVNGVEYQVELGESIAWVNGFPYSFSLGDGCDALAQLVQLMAQDDAAAMALSQPAMQSNHALTAVMPGRVLRVLVKEGDDVQVGDVLCVLEAMKMENELRAQAAGTVQQVLVKPGQSVKAGELLILFEEAACLSSEA; via the coding sequence ATGAAGCATTTCGTGCTCACGGTTGACGGGGTAGAATATCCAATTGAAGTGAGCGAGGATGCTCTGATGATCAATGGCCGGACTTTTCGTGTGCAGACCAATAAACACGAGGTAGTTGTGAATGGCGTAGAATACCAAGTTGAACTGGGAGAGAGCATTGCCTGGGTCAATGGCTTTCCGTATAGTTTCTCGTTAGGTGATGGCTGCGATGCGCTTGCGCAGCTCGTGCAGCTAATGGCTCAGGATGATGCGGCAGCCATGGCGTTATCTCAGCCTGCTATGCAAAGCAACCACGCACTAACTGCCGTCATGCCGGGCAGAGTCCTGCGTGTCTTGGTGAAAGAGGGGGATGATGTCCAGGTTGGTGACGTTCTTTGTGTGCTCGAGGCCATGAAAATGGAGAACGAGTTGCGTGCGCAGGCAGCAGGTACCGTGCAGCAAGTGCTGGTCAAACCAGGGCAAAGTGTGAAGGCAGGTGAGCTTTTGATCCTATTTGAGGAGGCAGCATGCCTCTCAAGCGAGGCCTGA
- the cobO gene encoding cob(I)yrinic acid a,c-diamide adenosyltransferase, with amino-acid sequence MPLKRGLIQVYTGDGKGKTTAALGLALRAAGHGLRIYIVQFMKGWPHYGELVSLAALPNITLVQFGRPDFVDREHPDPRDIHLAQEAYQHSLDVLANGQYDVVILDEINVALDYGLISLEQMLALLDAKPPHVELVLTGRNAHPQVVKRADLVTEMREVKHPYRLGIEGRKGIEY; translated from the coding sequence ATGCCTCTCAAGCGAGGCCTGATACAGGTATACACAGGAGATGGCAAGGGCAAGACGACGGCTGCATTGGGATTGGCATTGCGTGCGGCCGGTCATGGATTACGAATCTATATCGTGCAGTTCATGAAGGGCTGGCCTCATTACGGTGAATTGGTAAGTCTGGCTGCTCTACCTAACATCACCCTAGTGCAATTTGGCCGGCCCGATTTTGTGGATCGAGAGCATCCAGACCCTCGGGATATCCACCTGGCCCAGGAGGCATATCAGCACAGCCTTGACGTTCTTGCCAATGGACAGTATGATGTGGTGATTCTAGACGAGATCAACGTAGCTTTGGATTACGGCTTGATCTCGTTAGAACAAATGTTAGCGCTACTCGATGCCAAGCCGCCTCACGTGGAGTTGGTGTTGACGGGGCGAAACGCGCATCCGCAGGTCGTCAAGCGAGCAGATTTGGTGACAGAAATGCGTGAAGTGAAGCATCCCTACCGGTTGGGAATTGAGGGCAGGAAAGGTATTGAGTACTAG
- a CDS encoding dCMP deaminase family protein, translating to MSGRPSWDEYFMQITRQVATRSTCLRRQVGAVIVKDKRILSTGYNGAPSGFAHCSETGCLREQLHIPSGERQEICRGLHAEQNAIIQAALHGVSVAGADIYITHQPCITCAKMIINAGIKRVIAFDSYPDELARSFLEQAGIELVLWQEKNKGA from the coding sequence ATGTCTGGTCGTCCCTCGTGGGATGAGTATTTTATGCAGATTACTCGACAGGTGGCCACGCGTTCCACTTGCCTGCGACGCCAGGTGGGAGCAGTCATAGTCAAAGACAAGCGTATCTTATCCACGGGCTACAATGGCGCTCCCAGTGGATTTGCACACTGCAGCGAGACAGGCTGTCTGCGCGAGCAGTTGCACATCCCTTCGGGCGAACGACAGGAAATCTGTCGAGGCCTGCATGCCGAACAGAATGCCATCATTCAAGCGGCGCTGCACGGCGTTTCAGTCGCTGGCGCAGATATCTATATCACCCATCAGCCTTGTATCACTTGTGCCAAAATGATCATCAATGCTGGCATCAAGAGGGTGATTGCTTTTGATTCGTATCCGGACGAACTAGCGCGTTCCTTTCTGGAGCAGGCTGGAATCGAGCTTGTGCTATGGCAAGAGAAAAACAAGGGGGCGTAA
- a CDS encoding tetratricopeptide repeat protein: MSELGLVLVVLAFLALGCGLFLLMRQRVQRRQRELRVSQRDLVEQGLATVLDLLKRQNWSDAVATVDAVLALAAIYDPSRQAELYYYKGYALEQMKQLEQAAQAYQKCQIAEVGQAERKYFRHAAFRHGYLLTQLQRWDEAAEKLQSVIAEARRFPMPELQLTTLRILLGVYRAKGDHARALSCAQEGLRLARNAMNEAMMALFLDLAGDAYLSLGQPEEALHHYEQSLDLYRKLGHTNAALMVEQDIGRLYQACAELDKALEWFHTCLWAEQRLQNKRGQAQHCYDIACHYMSAEQLDKAAEYLQQSIALFRQAQDKSGVDQVGRALMGLSIMMQRRATAGQMTFRDIERATAKGKKEEEK; the protein is encoded by the coding sequence ATGAGTGAACTGGGGCTGGTGCTCGTGGTTCTGGCTTTTCTGGCGCTGGGTTGTGGCTTATTCCTGCTCATGCGACAGAGAGTGCAGCGCAGGCAGAGAGAACTCCGTGTAAGCCAACGAGATCTTGTTGAGCAAGGGCTAGCGACTGTCCTCGACCTGCTGAAAAGGCAAAATTGGTCCGATGCAGTAGCCACTGTGGATGCCGTGCTAGCTCTGGCTGCCATCTATGATCCGTCGCGGCAAGCAGAGCTGTACTACTATAAAGGCTATGCACTGGAGCAAATGAAGCAACTTGAGCAAGCTGCGCAGGCGTACCAGAAATGCCAGATAGCAGAAGTCGGACAAGCAGAGAGGAAATACTTCCGCCATGCTGCCTTTCGCCATGGTTATCTCCTGACCCAACTGCAGCGGTGGGATGAGGCTGCGGAGAAATTGCAGTCAGTGATTGCTGAGGCTAGGCGCTTCCCGATGCCAGAACTTCAGTTGACCACGCTGCGCATTCTCTTGGGCGTTTATCGGGCAAAGGGCGATCATGCCCGGGCACTCTCTTGCGCACAGGAAGGTTTGCGTCTGGCACGCAACGCGATGAACGAAGCGATGATGGCACTCTTTTTGGACCTAGCAGGTGATGCATATCTGTCGCTTGGTCAACCGGAAGAGGCATTGCATCATTATGAGCAGAGCCTAGATTTGTACCGTAAACTGGGTCATACCAATGCTGCTTTGATGGTGGAACAAGACATTGGGCGTTTGTATCAGGCTTGCGCAGAGTTGGACAAAGCGCTGGAATGGTTTCATACCTGTCTGTGGGCTGAGCAACGTCTCCAGAACAAGCGCGGCCAGGCGCAACATTGCTATGATATTGCCTGTCACTACATGAGCGCCGAGCAATTGGACAAGGCAGCAGAGTACCTGCAGCAAAGCATAGCGTTGTTCCGGCAGGCGCAGGACAAGTCAGGTGTTGACCAGGTAGGTCGGGCGCTTATGGGATTAAGCATCATGATGCAGCGCCGTGCCACTGCTGGCCAGATGACATTCCGTGATATTGAACGCGCGACAGCCAAAGGGAAGAAAGAAGAAGAGAAGTAG